A single Lolium perenne isolate Kyuss_39 chromosome 6, Kyuss_2.0, whole genome shotgun sequence DNA region contains:
- the LOC127321383 gene encoding putative disease resistance protein RGA3 produces the protein MEGVSLVAGLLNLAGSKLASKIFCQFSAALGVKKDLHQLLGLVEEIKTFLHNVGGKVIKNDPALTWLNKLKEIAYSIDDLLNDFHMEAEKQKAKELDREKLVMVKCFCDRPKSIWLQHKMANKIKKIREKFEAIVTERKDFKTLRDGLPMDSNVDRQIATGELPFLTVVDEITVLGRDHDRSNIIYELTKSEDQGIILPKINDQEMVSVMSIIGLGGSGKTTLAKLVFNDEILIEKHFKVRVWVYVSQKFDVFGLIGKLFEAITDQRSESHPLQYMSRVITEQLSGKRFLLVMDDVWNKDLLEWEQFMLHLKAGAAGSRILLTTRSQEVAEKMNSTLLYNLQALSVDDSWKLFLQSSGRDKEDLDSEFIDIGKDIVRKCGGVPLAVKALGGIVGSKKEINSWRAVKESELWDIDDRVFTSLWLSYFHLPAYLQQCFLLCSIFPRGYLIDKDYLIAQWIAHGLVIPLNDLEQLEDVGNDYFDSLLKISFLQDTVQDKYTTVVTCKMHDLVHDLAWRILRHEITVTPEKAIYDPSQSCRYISLTKCIKNIDRKLIRKARALYVCDGAFIFDKPIKKSNHVRSVILEHVYTSSLSPAIAILKFEYLGYLRMTHLQSETLPEAISCCWNLQALHVTDCHELLRLPESIGKLKKLRSLDLSGDWKLEGLPQSICDCDNLHSLRLISCVNLATFPFKMSRNLQSVNLNGCSRITQLPNSVVQLEMIKSLNLSFCSDIQELPNSFNWFRLHALKLSGTKLARLPDGIVNLWRLKELDLEGCDELCGMPLGIGQLTQLRRLALFVVGDGKEYARMSELRSLVRLSGDLEIKKIRYIKCSDNDGEKAYLTEKNGLQELKLQWYSSNREIDLEQELALLNRLQPPPGIRKLCIYGYPGQQFASWITEQNESSFSFKGKTKQLDPPPFLSLAHMELADYRNLKHLSGLVNLPSLNTLKLENMSVLESVGGGPFPSLKELHIEKMPHLSVCSVTTIACSAHGEGGESNCEELHSFSCMTTLKIIKCPNLTMKPSFPSSLESLVLMSSNTGLLLPPGSPDLLGAVAEDFCSASTSNGIMLPSCGPLLKSLTVRRMMVPSSGWGLLQQFISLQSMEISSCNDLIQLPKSMQNLASLQQLKIWNCASLQILPDWTGELGALQMMDIRSCKRLSSLPQSMMQLNSLQYLTIGYCDALQLPEWLGKLRSLRSLDVWGLPKLTCLPETLRELTTLQELKLSCFDALNTLPEWLGEISSLRRLKIETCPGLTCLPSSMKRLTALEELEIIRCPELRKRYRKGEGQAEDWDLISHICHVDIQRITDED, from the coding sequence ATGGAAGGTGTTTCTTTAGTAGCTGGCCTTCTTAATTTGGCCGGCAGTAAACTAGCTTCCAAGATCTTTTGTCAGTTCAGTGCTGCATTGGGGGTGAAGAAAGATCTTCATCAGCTTTTGGGTTTAGTTGAAGAAATTAAAACATTTCTTCATAATGTTGGAGGCAAAGTGATAAAGAATGATCCAGCACTCACTTGGCTGAATAAGCTGAAAGAAATTGCTTACAGTATTGATGATTTGCTGAATGATTTCCATATGGAGGCCGAGAAACAGAAGGCAAAGGAACTTGACCGTGAGAAGCTTGTTATGGTAAAATGCTTCTGTGATAGGCCAAAATCTATTTGGTTACAACACAAGATGGCCAACAAAATTAAGAAAATCAGAGAGAAATTTGAAGCAATCGTAACAGAAAGAAAGGACTTCAAAACACTAAGAGATGGTCTACCCATGGATTCAAATGTGGATCGACAGATTGCTACTGGAGAGCTGCCTTTTTTGACTGTTGTTGATGAGATAACAGTACTGGGGAGAGACCATGACAGATCTAACATTATATATGAGTTAACAAAGAGTGAGGATCAGGGGATAATACTACCAAAGATTAATGATCAAGAGATGGTATCAGTAATGTCTATTATTGGTTTAGGTGGGTCAGGAAAAACTACTCTGGCCAAGTTGGTCTTCAATGATGAAATTTTGATAGAGAAGCATTTTAAAGTCAGGGTTTGGGTTTATGTGTCTCAAAAGTTTGATGTTTTTGGACTTATTGGGAAATTATTTGAGGCTATCACTGATCAGAGATCTGAAAGCCATCCGTTGCAGTACATGAGCAGAGTAATCACAGAGCAGTTGAGTGGCAagagatttctacttgttatggaTGATGTCTGGAATAAGGATCTACTCGAGTGGGAACAATTCATGTTACATCTGAAAGCCGGTGCAGCTGGAAGTAGGATTTTACTTACTACACGAAGTCAAGAAGTTGCAGAGAAAATGAACTCCACACTTCTGTATAACTTGCAAGCCCTATCTGTGGATGATAGCTGGAAGTTATTCCTACAAAGCAGTGGAAGGGATAAGGAAGATTTGGACTCAGAGTTTATAGATATTGGAAAAGATATTGTGAGAAAATGTGGAGGGGTGCCTTTAGCTGTGAAAGCTCTTGGTGGTATTGTCGGCAGCAAGAAAGAAATAAATAGTTGGCGGGCAGTGAAAGAGAGTGAATTGTGGGATATTGATGATAGAGTGTTTACATCCCTCTGGTTGAGCTACTTTCATTTGCCAGCATATCTGCAGCAGTGTTTCCTTCTTTGTTCAATATTTCCCAGAGGGTACTTAATAGATAAGGACTACTTGATTGCTCAATGGATAGCACATGGTTTGGTTATTCCACTAAACGACCTTGAGCAACTGGAAGATGTCGGAAATGATTATTTTGATTCTCTTTTGAAGATATCATTTCTTCAAGATACAGTTCAAGATAAGTACACAACAGTAGTGACTTGCAAGATGCACGACTTGGTTCATGATCTTGCTTGGCGCATTTTACGACATGAAATTACTGTCACACCTGAAAAGGCTATATATGATCCCAGTCAGAGTTGCAGATATATATCCCTGACAAAATGCATTAAGAATATTGACAGAAAGTTAATTAGAAAGGCACGTGCTCTTTATGTTTGTGATGGTGCTTTCATATTTGACAAGCCAATTAAGAAGTCAAACCATGTCCGTAGTGTCATTCTAGAGCATGTCTATACTTCATCGCTGTCTCCAGCCATAGCTATACTGAAGTTTGAATATCTTGGATATCTTAGAATGACACATCTACAGTCAGAAACACTTCCAGAAGCTATCTCATGTTGTTGGAACTTGCAGGCCCTTCATGTCACAGATTGCCATGAACTTTTGAGGTTACCAGAGTCTATTGGTAAGCTTAAGAAGCTGAGAAGTCTAGATCTGTCAGGTGATTGGAAGCTTGAAGGTTTACCACAATCCATTTGTGATTGTGACAATCTCCATAGCTTGCGCCTAATCTCTTGTGTGAATCTCGCAACATTTCCATTTAAGATGTCTCGAAACTTGCAAAGCGTCAATTTAAATGGTTGCTCTAGAATCACGCAACTTCCAAATTCTGTTGTCCAGCTTGAAATGATCAAGAGCCTGAATTTGTCCTTTTGTTCTGATATCCAAGAGTTACCAAATTCATTTAATTGGTTTAGATTACATGCTCTTAAGCTCTCTGGGACTAAGCTTGCAAGGCTACCAGATGGCATCGTGAACTTATGGAGGCTTAAGGAACTGGACCTAGAAGGATGTGATGAGTTGTGTGGCATGCCTCTGGGAATTGGACAGTTAACTCAGCTACGAAGGTTGGCATTGTTTGTTGTCGGGGATGGTAAAGAATATGCAAGGATGTCAGAGCTCCGCAGTCTAGTTAGGTTGAGTGGTGATCTGGAGATTAAAAAAATTAGGTATATAAAGTGTTCAGACAATGATGGAGAGAAGGCGTACTTGACCGAAAAGAATGGACTACAGGAACTAAAATTGCAGTGGTACTCAAGCAATCGTGAGATAGATTTGGAACAAGAGTTGGCTTTGCTTAACAGGCTTCAGCCACCACCAGGAATCAGGAAGCTTTGTATTTATGGTTATCCTGGCCAGCAATTTGCAAGTTGGATCACAGAGCAAAATGAATCCTCTTTTTCTTTCAAAGGGAAGACGAAGCAGTTAGATCCACCACCTTTCTTAAGTTTGGCTCATATGGAGCTAGCAGATTATAGAAACTTGAAGCATTTGTCAGGGCTGGTGAATTTGCCTTCTCTGAATACCCTTAAGCTAGAGAACATGTCTGTGCTTGAAAGTGTTGGTGGCGGTCCCTTCCCTTCACTTAAGGAGTTACATATTGAGAAGATGCCTCATTTGTCTGTATGTTCAGTGACGACGATCGCATGTTCGGCACATGGGGAGGGTGGGGAATCTAACTGTGAAGAGCTTCACAGCTTCTCTTGTATGACCACATTAAAGATAATTAAATGCCCAAACCTCACGATGAAGCCATCCTTTCCATCATCTCTGGAGAGCTTAGTGTTGATGAGCAGCAACACGGGATTGTTGCTTCCTCCTGGCAGTCCTGATTTACTTGGTGCAGTAGCAGAAGATTTTTGTTCGGCCTCGACGAGCAACGGGATCATGTTACCCTCTTGTGGCCCACTCCTTAAGTCACTGACAGTTCGCAGGATGATGGTACCATCATCTGGATGGGGTTTGTTGCAGCAGTTTATCTCACTCCAGTCAATGGAAATTTCCTCCTGCAATGACCTCATACAGCTGCCAAAGAGCATGCAGAACCTCGCCTCCCTGCAGCAGCTGAAGATCTGGAACTGTGCTTCGCTTCAGATACTCCCAGACTGGACAGGGGAACTTGGCGCTTTGCAAATGATGGATATCAGGAGCTGCAAACGCCTGAGCAGCCTTCCTCAGTCAATGATGCAGCTCAATTCCCTCCAATATCTGACGATAGGCTACTGTGATGCGCTACAACTGCCGGAGTGGCTGGGAAAGCTCCGATCTCTCCGAAGCCTTGACGTCTGGGGTTTGCCCAAACTGACTTGCCTTCCTGAGACGCTGCGGGAACTCACCACTCTCCAGGAGTTGAAACTTAGTTGCTTTGACGCTCTTAATACGCTACCTGAGTGGCTTGGAGAGATCTCTTCCCTTCGACGGCTTAAGATTGAGACATGCCCTGGCCTTACATGCTTGCCCAGTTCCATGAAGCGGCTCACTGCTCTGGAAGAACTGGAGATCATCCGTTGTCCTGAGCTGCGGAAGCGTTACAGGAAAGGAGAGGGGCAGGCGGAAGACTGGGATCTAATCTCTCATATTTGTCATGTCGACATACAGAGGATCACTGATGAGGACTAG